A single Pseudomonas putida DNA region contains:
- a CDS encoding LysR family transcriptional regulator, with the protein MNPTFASLSLAHLRTLDCLLQLKNLSHAADRLGVSQSALSRQLAHLREAFDDPLLVRQGRGYVLSEHAEALVEPLRQVLEELQALRQPATFDPARCERRFCLAASDYVAEHMLPLLVAALEQEAPGVSIDYRTWQAGQYALLASGEIDLATTLFDESPPNLHGRLLGEDRAVCLMRRDHPLTALQVLGQDDYLAYKHVRISGGGDKDSFIDRHLRAQGLQRRISLEVPFFSATVQVLGNSQALATVPEHIARQLCRLHGLAWRPLGFVEHTQRYWVVWHQRLQASAEHRWLRNRVFELWRQSQFGVQGAVAQLP; encoded by the coding sequence ATGAACCCCACCTTCGCCTCCCTCAGCCTCGCCCACCTGCGCACCCTCGACTGCCTCCTGCAGCTCAAGAACCTCAGCCACGCCGCCGACCGCCTGGGCGTCAGCCAATCGGCCCTGAGCCGCCAGCTGGCCCATCTGCGTGAAGCCTTCGACGACCCGCTGCTGGTACGCCAGGGCCGCGGCTATGTGCTCAGCGAACACGCCGAGGCCCTGGTCGAGCCCTTGCGCCAGGTGCTCGAAGAGCTCCAGGCCCTGCGCCAACCCGCCACCTTCGACCCGGCCCGCTGCGAGCGGCGCTTCTGCCTGGCCGCCTCCGACTACGTGGCCGAGCACATGCTGCCGCTGCTGGTGGCCGCGCTGGAACAGGAAGCCCCGGGGGTGTCCATCGACTACCGCACCTGGCAGGCCGGGCAGTACGCCTTGCTGGCCAGTGGCGAGATCGACCTTGCCACTACCTTGTTCGACGAATCGCCGCCCAACCTGCATGGTCGCCTGCTCGGTGAAGACCGAGCGGTGTGCCTGATGCGCCGGGATCATCCATTGACCGCTCTGCAGGTGCTTGGGCAGGACGACTACCTGGCCTATAAGCACGTGCGCATTTCCGGCGGTGGTGACAAGGACAGCTTCATCGATCGCCACCTGCGCGCCCAGGGTTTGCAGCGGCGGATCAGCCTGGAGGTGCCGTTCTTCTCGGCCACCGTGCAGGTGCTCGGCAACAGCCAGGCGCTGGCTACCGTGCCCGAGCACATCGCCCGGCAGCTGTGCCGCCTGCATGGGCTGGCGTGGCGGCCGCTGGGGTTTGTCGAGCATACCCAGCGCTATTGGGTGGTTTGGCATCAGCGCTTGCAGGCTTCGGCCGAGCACCGCTGGTTGCGTAACCGGGTGTTCGAGCTGTGGCGCCAGTCGCAGTTCGGTGTGCAGGGCGCCGTTGCGCAATTGCCATAG
- a CDS encoding DOPA decarboxylase — translation MTPEQFRQYGHQLIDLIADYRQSVGERPVMAQVEPGYLKAQLPQGAPQQGEPFEAILKDVNQLVMPGLSHWQHPDFYGYFPSNGTLSSVLGDFLSTGLGVLGLSWQSSPALSELEETTLDWLRQLLGLSAQWSGVIQDTASTSTLVALISARERATDYALVRGGLQAEAKPLIVYVSAHAHSSVDKAALLAGFGRANIRLIATDEQFAMRPEALRAAIEQDLAAGNQPCAVVATTGTTTTTALDPLRPIGEIAQANGLWLHVDSAMAGSAMILPECRWMWDGIELADSVVVNAHKWLGVAFDCSIYYVRDPQHLIRVMSTNPSYLQSAVDGEVKNLRDWGIPLGRRFRALKLWFMLRSEGVEALQQRLRRDLENARWLAQQVEAAAEWEVLAPVQLQTLCIRHRPAGLEGEALDAHTKAWAERLNASGVAYVTPATLEGRWMVRVSVGALPTEREHVEKLWRNLQEVVKG, via the coding sequence GTGACCCCAGAACAATTCCGCCAGTACGGCCACCAGCTGATCGACCTGATCGCCGACTACCGCCAATCCGTCGGTGAGCGCCCGGTCATGGCCCAGGTCGAGCCGGGCTACCTCAAGGCCCAGTTGCCACAAGGCGCCCCACAGCAGGGCGAGCCGTTCGAAGCCATCCTCAAAGACGTCAATCAACTGGTCATGCCTGGCCTGTCGCACTGGCAGCACCCGGATTTCTACGGCTACTTCCCGTCCAACGGCACCCTGTCGTCGGTGCTTGGCGACTTCCTCAGCACCGGCCTCGGTGTGCTGGGCCTGTCGTGGCAATCCAGCCCGGCGCTAAGCGAGCTGGAGGAAACCACCCTTGACTGGCTGCGCCAACTGCTTGGCCTGTCGGCCCAGTGGAGCGGGGTGATCCAGGACACCGCCTCCACCAGCACCCTGGTGGCGCTGATCAGCGCCCGTGAGCGTGCCACCGACTATGCGCTGGTGCGCGGCGGCCTGCAGGCCGAGGCCAAGCCGCTGATCGTCTATGTCAGTGCCCATGCCCACAGCTCGGTGGACAAGGCCGCGCTGCTGGCCGGTTTCGGTCGCGCCAACATCCGCCTGATCGCCACCGACGAGCAGTTCGCCATGCGCCCGGAGGCGCTGCGGGCTGCCATCGAGCAGGACCTGGCCGCTGGTAATCAGCCTTGTGCCGTAGTCGCCACCACAGGCACCACGACCACCACCGCCCTCGACCCGCTGCGCCCGATCGGCGAAATCGCCCAGGCCAACGGGCTGTGGCTGCATGTCGATTCGGCCATGGCCGGCTCGGCGATGATCCTGCCGGAGTGCCGCTGGATGTGGGATGGCATCGAGCTGGCCGACTCCGTGGTGGTCAATGCGCACAAGTGGTTGGGTGTGGCGTTCGATTGTTCGATCTACTATGTGCGCGATCCACAGCACCTGATCCGGGTGATGAGCACCAACCCGAGTTACCTGCAATCGGCGGTGGATGGCGAGGTGAAGAACCTGCGGGATTGGGGGATTCCACTGGGACGGCGGTTCCGTGCGTTGAAGCTGTGGTTCATGTTGCGCAGCGAAGGGGTCGAGGCATTGCAGCAGCGCTTGCGGCGGGACCTGGAGAATGCGCGCTGGCTGGCGCAACAGGTGGAAGCGGCGGCGGAGTGGGAAGTGCTGGCGCCGGTGCAGTTGCAGACCTTGTGCATTCGCCATCGGCCGGCGGGGTTGGAAGGGGAGGCGCTGGATGCGCACACCAAGGCTTGGGCTGAGCGGTTGAATGCGTCCGGGGTGGCGTATGTGACGCCGGCGACGCTGGAAGGGCGGTGGATGGTGCGGGTTTCGGTGGGGGCCTTGCCGACCGAGCGCGAGCATGTGGAAAAGCTTTGGCGGAACCTGCAGGAAGTGGTTAAAGGCTGA
- a CDS encoding YebC/PmpR family DNA-binding transcriptional regulator, which produces MGAQWKAKHRETAANAKGKIMGKLAKEIQIAAKSGADPDMNPRLRLAIVQAKKASMTRETLERAIKKGAGLDGEAVQYHAVSYEGFAPHQVPLIVECLTDNVNRTVAQIRVLFRKGQLGASGSVTWDFNHVGLIEATPEGDADPEMAAIEAGAQDFEEGEEEGSTLFITDTTDLDAVQKALPEHGFTVTSAKIGYTPKNPVSAASLSAEALAEVEAFLEAIDENDDVQNVYVGLTA; this is translated from the coding sequence ATGGGCGCACAGTGGAAAGCCAAACATAGAGAAACAGCTGCCAACGCCAAGGGCAAGATCATGGGCAAGCTGGCCAAGGAAATTCAGATCGCGGCCAAGTCCGGCGCCGACCCGGACATGAACCCGCGCCTGCGCCTGGCCATCGTCCAGGCCAAAAAAGCGTCGATGACCCGTGAGACCCTTGAGCGTGCGATCAAGAAAGGCGCAGGCCTGGACGGCGAGGCGGTGCAGTACCATGCCGTCAGCTACGAGGGCTTCGCCCCGCACCAGGTGCCACTGATCGTCGAGTGCCTGACCGACAACGTCAACCGCACCGTGGCCCAGATCCGCGTGCTGTTCCGCAAGGGCCAGCTGGGCGCCAGCGGCTCGGTGACCTGGGACTTCAACCACGTCGGCCTGATCGAAGCCACTCCGGAAGGCGATGCCGACCCTGAAATGGCCGCTATCGAAGCCGGTGCCCAGGACTTCGAGGAAGGTGAAGAAGAGGGTTCGACCCTGTTCATCACCGATACCACCGACCTGGATGCCGTGCAGAAGGCGCTGCCGGAGCATGGCTTTACTGTCACTTCGGCGAAGATCGGCTACACCCCGAAGAACCCGGTGAGCGCGGCCAGCCTCAGTGCCGAGGCGCTGGCCGAGGTTGAAGCGTTCCTCGAAGCGATCGACGAGAACGATGACGTGCAGAACGTCTACGTTGGCCTGACCGCTTAA